The segment CTTTGAAATTATCATTAACGCCATACGCCTCATACACTGTATCGCACTATCCATATAAAAACAAAAACACAAATGATTTCTCACAAAATTTTGGCGGCGGTCTTGATTTAAGAATTAGCCTAAACGAAAGCTATAATCTAGATATTTCACTTCTTCCTGATTTCAGCCAAGTTCAAAGCGATGACATCATTAAAAATCTATCGGCATTTGAGACTGGATATGCAGAGCAAAGACCATTCTTTAAAGAAAGCATGGATTTGTTTCAAAAAGGAAATTTCTTTTACACAAGACGCATAGGACGCGAACCTAGAAGTTTTTACGAAGTGTATTCTAATTTAGACAGCAATGAGGTTGTTATTGATAATCCCGCTCATGCTAAATTATTAAATGCAGTTAAAATATATGGTAGAAATAAAAACGGCTTGGCTATAGGCGTTTTTAATGCTATAACAAACAATACTTATGCTGAAATATCGAATTCTAGCGGAGAAAACAAAAAAATTTTAACCGAACCATTAGCAAATTATAATATTATTGTTGTTGATAAGGAATTTAAAAACAGTGCATCAATATATGCTATAAACACTAGCTCTTTACGCAATAGTATTTATTTAAATAACAATGTAACTTCTTTAGGCGGAAACGTATATTTTAACAACAAGAATCATAGAATTTCGGCTTCTATCGCCAATTCTCAAAACAGCAATAATGTTTTTTCTAAACAATCTATTAATAATTCTGGCTTTGCCTTTAACGCTTCAATAGCAAAAGTCAAAGGGAATTGGCGTTGGGAAATTGCTAACAGCAACAGCAATAGCAAGTTTAATTACAACGATTTAGGTTTTATGTCAATTAATAATTTTTCGAACATTAACTCGACAACTAGCTATTCTTGGTATAATCCAGCTAAATGGATAAAAGAATCTCAGATAATCGGATATTTATATTCAAATTACAGGCAAACAACATTAAAACCTATTGGAAATTATATTAGAATTTATGGTAGAATATTGACAATAAAACATTTTTCATTATACGCTTATGCAGAAAACTCAATATCAAAATGCTATAATTATTATGAGCCGCGCAATAAAAATTATTTTTATATTGAGCCTCTTAGAAAAAGTTTTTTAATTGGATTTTCAAGCAATTATAGCAAACCTTTTGCACTAGACTTTGAAGGATTCTATTCTCACATAAAAAAGAATAAAACAAATAATTTTTCTATATACTTATCACCAATTTATAAATTAGGAAATCACATTTCGTTTAAATATGAATTTAATGCAAAAGCTAACATTAATCAAATTGGCTATGCTGGATGCGATACATTGCAAAATCCTTTATTTGGCAACAGAAATGTAAATGAAATAAACAATGTTTTCTCATTAGTATATACTATTAAAAACAACATGCCAATTTCTTTACGGATAAGACATTATTTCAATAGAGGAAAATATTTGCAATATATGCCGCTTTTAAGCAATGGACTAACAGGCACAGAAATAAATAATAACAGCTACGATTATAATTATACTTTTAATAATTTTTATTTAGACTTCATCTATTCATGGCAATTTGCACCAGGAAGTCTGCTAAATGTTATATGGAAAACACAAATAAATCCTATCCATAGCGACTATAACCAAATGAATTACATAAAAAACTTGCAATATACTATTGAACATGAGCAACTAAATTCGATTACGCTAAAATTAGTTTATTATTTAGATTATAATAGTATTAAAAAACGAAAAAACATATAAATCTTGCATGATAATAGCATATAAAAAACTAGAGACCGCAGTTTCCCGCAGCCTCTATTAAACATAAAACAGTATGTGTTTTTCGTAGAAAAAATAAACTATAAATTTATAAATTACTAATATTTAACCTGTTATTTTTCTACTTAATAATATTTTACTTAATTTTTTGAGCACCAATACCATCTATAGCTCCAAATAAATCTGTAGCTTTATCAAAAGGATATGCATTTGCATACATGGTAACAGTAGCTTGTGAAGTTCCACGAGGGTTCATTCCCAAAGCTCCTCTTAATTGGTTTTCAGAAGAATTAGGATTATGTTCCATTGAAGAAGTGCCTTTCATTGTTAAAAAGCCTTTGAGATATGCATTATCAATATATTTTGATATTTGCTTTAATTCTGCTTCGTTCATTTCACGATTATTTTCGTATTTTATAAGTTGATTTACATCTTCAAATTGTTTTGCAAAAACTCTCATAAACTTTCCTGCACCAGGAAGAGTTAAATCAGCTTCAATATTATTGAAGAAAAGATTATTCCAAGCGGAAGTTTTGCGTAAAGCTTCTTTGTTTTTATCAGCATCAACATAGGTGCGGTCAAGTGCTGAAAAATCGCTACAGCCAAAAATATTATGGTGAACATCAGCATCTATTCCGGTCATATATCTAAATCCATAGCCCATATCTTTGCTATCTGGATACCAATCTCTTCTCCAAGTAAATAGCACAGTGTTGTGATGAAAATCTACAGTTACCTCTCCTGGGGTTCTGTTCATACATCTTACCTCACAAGCTGCCATGCGATTTGTTAAAAACACATTATTATATATTTCCCAATTGCCGCCTATATTTCCCATTTGAATACCAAAGTGGCTTCCATTCATCAAAACACAGTTGCGTATTATTACCTTCCCTTCCACATCACCGTGAATAAGTTGATTTGACACGCTGGTTGCTCCACGCATAGATGGCTGATTTATTACCATTCCCGGAGGATTTAATATTCCTGTTTCGCAGCCTTCTGTTGGAGTGAAACGAGGATCTGTTGGTGTAAGGCTAACATAACGATTCATCTGTCCTTTGTCAAGGATAAAACCATCAATTAGTATAAGTCCGTCGCGTTTTCCTCTAACATATATATCAAATAGTCCATTATTGGCATTTGTGCCACCAGCATTTGCACCTGGTTGAATTGTTGTTTTATACTTTATTGGGTCGCGTTGTGAAAAGTCATTTGAATATCCGCCAATAACTGATACATATTTGGAAATTTTAATAAATCCACAATCTAGATTTCCTAAATAATTACCTTCAGATACCAAAATAACGGCTCCTTCTGGCGCATTATCAACTGCTTTTTGAATATCTTTAAGCGGAGAACTTTTGCTTCCATCATTACGATTGCTACCGTTTGCTAATGAAACATAAACAGTTTTTGTTCCTTTTGGTATTTCGCTAGATACAGTACTTGTAGTAGTGCCACGAGAAGTTCCTTTATCATCTTTGTTTTCTACACTTTACTCTGCAGATTTTTTAACTTGAGATCCTAGTTTGTTTAAATTAATTTGTGCAGTCAATGTAGCTGACACAAACATAAACAAAACAATAAAAATTTTCTTTTTCATAATCAAATAATTTAATTTATTTCAATGTGCAAATTTACAACATAAAAAATACAATTTCATCCGTAAAAATACGGATAAAAAACATTTCGTGTTTAAAATATTATTTTTTAAAAATAAAATATACAGCTAAAACTAAAAAGACAAAACCTATGAAATGATTAATTCTAAAAGGAGTGTTTTTGAAAAAAACCATAGTAAAAACAGCAAAAACTGTAATTGTTATTACTTCTTGAATTACTTTTAGCTGCCAAAGATTAAAAGGTCCTCCATTTTCTTCAAAACCTATTCTATTAGCTGGCACGTGGAAAAAATATTCAAAAAGTGCAATTCCCCAACTTAAAAAAACAATTCCTACCAAACCAATATTGCTAAACCAGCTCATTTGCTTAAACTTAAGATGCCCATACCAAGCAAAAATCATAAACGTATTCGATAAAATAAGGAGAACTATGGTTATAATTGCTTTTTTCATTGATTAATTTATTTTCACATCTTATGTTTCGTGCAAAATTATAATTAATTTTCATTTTATTTTTAATTTCATATTTTTGTAAAAAAAAATCATGATTCAACGCATTCAATCTCTTTACTTATTTATTGGTGCAATTTGCATAGCAATAATGGCTTTTGTTCCATTTTCAAAAATAATAATTGACAATCAAGCATATTATTTATTTTTGGATACAATAAAAGGACCGTCTGAAAACATTGTAGGATACCAAAATTTGTACATATTAGCTTTGGGTATTCTAACAGGATTAGGATTTTTAATATCAATTTTTTTATATAAAAATCGTATCCGTCAAATGCGCTTCAACGCTATTGTATTTATATTCAACTGTTTATTAATAGTTTTAATGTTTTGGTATCCTGACCATTTTGCAAAATCAATCGGCGGAAATGCATATTTCAAAGAAATTGGAATATTAATGCCACTAATAAGTTTGGTAATGCTAGTATTAGCAAACAAAGCAATAAAAAAGGACGAAATCAAAGTTAGATCTGCTGATAGATTAAGATAAGCCGCGTATCAACGCCTTTCTTTCTCCCAAATTTCCATATTTTGGATATTTTCTTTATCTATTTCAAAACGCAATAAAGTTTGCTTTTTATGAAAGCCATTGTTGCCTGCTGCTCCCGGGTTTATGTGCAACAATTTATCTTTGTGATTGTATTGCACAAGCAAAATATGGCTATGACCGCAAACAAGAATATCGGGCGAATACATTTTTATTAACCCATTTACTTCATAATTATATTTATATGGAACGCCAGCAATATGTGTCAACAAAATCTTTTTTGATTCAATCTGGAAAAATAAAAATTCTTTTGTAATAGCTCTAATGTGCTGCCCATCAATGTTTCCAAAAACAGCTCTAGTTTTAGCTATTTTTGCCAAGCCAGCCAAAACACTCTCATCGCCAATATCTCCAGCATGCCAAATTTCATCGCAATTTTTAAAAAAAGATTCCGCTTGCTGAGGCAAAAAGCCATGAGTATCCGACAAAACACCAATTCTTGTCATATTTATTAAATTTTATTAGAAATATCAGCAAAAACAGCTTCCCATTTAATTTTGTCAGCCTTCTTACCTGTTCTAACAATTACAATTTTTTTGCTTGGATTAACGAATATATATTGTCCCAAAAAGCCTTTAGCCCAAAAATTTTTATTTTTATCGCTTCGCCATTGATATTTATAAAAAATATTTGGCTCAACTTCTTTTTCCATTTTTAAAGTTTCGCGCACCCAATCATAAGGCACAATTTGCTTTCCGTTAAATTTTCCATTATTCAAATACAAACATCCGAAGCGTGCAAAATCTCTAGTTCTAGCATTCAAGCAACAATAAGCCTTAACCATATTGCTTTTTTTAGAATCTATATTTAATGAAGCATCAAACTCCATTCCTAGTGGCTGCCACAATTTCTGCTGATAATAATCATCAATTTTAGTTCCTGTGGTTTTTTCCAAAATCATTGCAAGCAAAAGCGTGTTAACACTTACATATTCATAATTTTCGCCAGCCTCTTCTTTTATTTTTAAATTTCTCACATACTTTCTAGAATTTGGTCCATAATAATACAGCCCTACTTCAGCAAAAGGATTGAAATAATTCTCTCTGTATCTAATGCCCGAACGCATATTTAGCAAATGCTCAATAGTAATTTTTTCAAATCCATCATTTTTAAAAAAAATCAAATATTTTGTAATTGGGTCGTGAACTGAATTTATTTTCCCCTCGCCTATTGCAATCCCTATTAAAGCCGAAACAAAAGATTTATTTACTGAAAACGAAGTAAAAATGCTGCTGTCAGAAAAATTATAAAAATATTTTTCGTAAATAATTGTGTCATTTTTTATTATTAAAAAAGAAGTTGTTTTGTTTTTTTCAAGAAACGAACCCAAACTCTCGCTATTCTTAGCTTCTAACACATCTTCAGCAATAGATATAGTGTCAATATTAAAATTAAGTTTTTCTTTAAAAAAATACGGCTCTTCCGATTTATAAAGCTCTACTTGCGGGAATTTTTTATAATCATTTATGTCTGCAACATTATATATAAGCATCTTCCCAAAATGGCAAGACGAGAGGGAAAAGGCAATAAAAAAACAAATTACAAGTTTCTTCATGGTAAAAAAGTTAAGTAAAGATAATATTTTTTTAAAATATCCTAAATTTGCCATGTGCAAATCAATTTTAATGCTATGGATTTTAAAAACATTCGCAGATATTTACATAAAAACCCTGAATTGTCTTCGCAAGAAACAAATACGAGCAAGTATATTATAGAAGTTTTAAATTCTTTAAATATTAAAAACATATATCATGGTTTTGCGGGAAATTCCATTATTGCAAAAATTGAAAACAAAGCAAAAAAAGAGAATAGTCCTGTATTGATATTCAGGTGCGATATTGACGCCGTTTCTATTACAGAACAAAACAACATAAGCCACATTTCAAGCAAAAAAGGTGTAATGCACGCCTGTGGACATGATGGACACACTACTATAATGCTAAATTTTGCAAAAATGCTAATGGAGCAACCTATTCCAAACTGCACATTTTTATTACTTTTTCAATCTGCTGAAGAAACAGGACAAGGAGCAAAGGAAGTAATAGATTCAAATATTCTAAAAGATTACAATATTTCAGAAGTTTTTGCATTACACAATATTCCCGGTTACGATAAAAACAGCATAATATGCAAGCATGGCGCATTTACAGCCACAGTTGAAAGTTTGAATATATTTTTAAAAGGAAAAGCAAGCCATGCCTCTGAGCCAGAAAATGGCGTAAATCCTACACTTGCAGTAGCCGAAATTATTAACTTTTTTGATTCTTTAAATCAAACTGACAAGAGACAATCCGACTATTTTATATGCACTCCTATTCAAATTAAGGCTGGGTCAGCTTCTTACGGCATATCTGCAAGTGAAGCAATTATTAGCTACACATTTCGCGCTTGGGACTATTCTTATTTTTTAGAAAGAAAATCTGAAATTGAAAATGCTTTGTTAAATATTACAAAAAAGACAAATGGGCTACAGCTATCTACAGAATGGATTGAGCCATTTCCTTCTTGTGAAAACAATTCTAATTCTGTAAAGCGTATTATCAATGCAGCTAATAATTGCAATTTAAAATACATTGAAAAAGAAGAGCCATTTTCATGGGGAGAAGATTTTGGCTTTTTCACACAAAAATATCGTGGAGCACTTTTTGGAATTGGAGCAGGAACTGACACTCCAGCACTACACAGCTCTAATTATGATTTTCCTGATGAATTAATAGAAAATGGTGCTAAAATGCTGTATTTTATAGCTAAGGATTGTGTTGGGTGATAATTAGTCAGCTAAGTGTTACTGTGTAAAGTATTGATAAACAAAGAATTACACACAAACAAAATAAATTATGAATAAAAAAAGGATATTATTAATTATTGGAATTATAGTTGCTCTTATTGGGTTTTATTGCTTTTACTATTATTACCCAAGAAAAGTCTCTTTTGAATTGGTAAAAGAAATAGATAAACCAAGTAAAGAACTTGATAATTCTCAGTGGTTTTCTTATCATTATATAGAAAATGAAGAAAATTTAATTTATTTTTTAACTGATTATTACAAGCAAAGATACCCTCCGCAACAAGGTTATGATTCTGCTATTGCTCATAATATAGGAAAAACGCTTGATTATGAACACTATGATTATATTATGGTATACCAAAGACAATTAAAGGAATTAAGGCATTCCCCTTATTTTACAAAAACGATAGATGGCTTATATTTTGATAAGCGAACGCCTTTAATTCCAACTTGGGATAGTGTGATAACAGATAAAGTTTATATTTATCGGATAAAGAAAAGCAATAAATATAGAGCTCCTGGACCTTAAAAATGGTAATGAGTTGCGCACTTGTCGTAAAACACTGATAATCAAGGAGTTAGGCGGACGGCGGCTTCGTGTGGGCTGCGGCGACGTAAGTCGCTGATAATCATATAGTTACGCGAGCAATTATTTCGTGTAGATGCGGCGGTGTAAGTCATTGATAATTAGGTGGTTATAGGTCGCCGCCGCTTTACCTGTCTCTGCTGCTTGCTTTGCTTGTCCGTCCGCCTAAGTTATTGGTAATCAAGTAGTTATGCGGTGGCGGCTATTTAGCTTAGTCGTTTGGGGCTGCGGCGGCGTAAGTCGCTGATAATCATATAGTTATATAACGCCCACCCAACTTAGCACTAAAAACTCAACACTATTCTTTCACAAACTTAGCTTCTGCATTGCCTATGCGTATTATGTACATGCCGGCACTAAGTTGTGAAATATTTATGCTAATTTGTTTTTCGCTAGCTTGCTCTGAATAAACTATTTTACCATACAAGTCGCTGATAGTAATAAGTTCATCAGCATTTTCAGAAACTATATTTATAATATTGCTTGCTGGATTTGGATAAATGCTAAATGATAATTCAGCTTCTACATTGTCAATACCTGTTTTTGGTTCTATAACCACTTCCGAGATAACCACATACCCGCCAACCATTATTCCTTGACCATTAGAAACATTATATCCAACCTCTGCTCCTACAGGCTTAGTTATTTCGCAACTATTTAAAGTAATATTTTGGAAATTGCACATACTACCACTAGGTCCTGTAGCTTTTACAGTGGAGTTTTCTATCATTAATTTTTCACCATTTTTACCATTAAGTCCTGCAATACCCCAAGCACCTTTGGCTTCTATGTTAGTGTTTCTTATGGTAAGTGTACTAAGAACATAAATTCCAGAACCAATATTTGCCGTAAGTTTTAATGAACCACTCCCTTCTATATTAAGATTGCGATATATTTTAATAGAAGCATCAGCAGTATTTATAACATTATTACCTATGAGATTAATTTTATATTCAGCAACATCTGCAAGTTCTGTAATATGTATAAAATTTCCAGAACTCAC is part of the Bacteroidales bacterium genome and harbors:
- a CDS encoding carbohydrate binding family 9 domain-containing protein — protein: MRQTFLLFILLAIHLINEAQVRSINAVKIQDEPIIDGILDDACWNKASVETNFKQKTPYYNSSTARESCVRMLYNDEGVFFGIQCFDNAPDSILKQLGKRDDDLNADKFNIKIDPYNNRLDAYIFGVYASGIQSDSRIKDANYNAVWESATTINSNGWEIEVFIPYSAFSFPKNDVQTWAIQFERIVRRDRETSQWALEDQTAANALLSWGITKGIKGIKPSLKLSLTPYASYTVSHYPYKNKNTNDFSQNFGGGLDLRISLNESYNLDISLLPDFSQVQSDDIIKNLSAFETGYAEQRPFFKESMDLFQKGNFFYTRRIGREPRSFYEVYSNLDSNEVVIDNPAHAKLLNAVKIYGRNKNGLAIGVFNAITNNTYAEISNSSGENKKILTEPLANYNIIVVDKEFKNSASIYAINTSSLRNSIYLNNNVTSLGGNVYFNNKNHRISASIANSQNSNNVFSKQSINNSGFAFNASIAKVKGNWRWEIANSNSNSKFNYNDLGFMSINNFSNINSTTSYSWYNPAKWIKESQIIGYLYSNYRQTTLKPIGNYIRIYGRILTIKHFSLYAYAENSISKCYNYYEPRNKNYFYIEPLRKSFLIGFSSNYSKPFALDFEGFYSHIKKNKTNNFSIYLSPIYKLGNHISFKYEFNAKANINQIGYAGCDTLQNPLFGNRNVNEINNVFSLVYTIKNNMPISLRIRHYFNRGKYLQYMPLLSNGLTGTEINNNSYDYNYTFNNFYLDFIYSWQFAPGSLLNVIWKTQINPIHSDYNQMNYIKNLQYTIEHEQLNSITLKLVYYLDYNSIKKRKNI
- a CDS encoding serine hydrolase, with amino-acid sequence MKKLVICFFIAFSLSSCHFGKMLIYNVADINDYKKFPQVELYKSEEPYFFKEKLNFNIDTISIAEDVLEAKNSESLGSFLEKNKTTSFLIIKNDTIIYEKYFYNFSDSSIFTSFSVNKSFVSALIGIAIGEGKINSVHDPITKYLIFFKNDGFEKITIEHLLNMRSGIRYRENYFNPFAEVGLYYYGPNSRKYVRNLKIKEEAGENYEYVSVNTLLLAMILEKTTGTKIDDYYQQKLWQPLGMEFDASLNIDSKKSNMVKAYCCLNARTRDFARFGCLYLNNGKFNGKQIVPYDWVRETLKMEKEVEPNIFYKYQWRSDKNKNFWAKGFLGQYIFVNPSKKIVIVRTGKKADKIKWEAVFADISNKI
- a CDS encoding metallophosphoesterase family protein, yielding MTRIGVLSDTHGFLPQQAESFFKNCDEIWHAGDIGDESVLAGLAKIAKTRAVFGNIDGQHIRAITKEFLFFQIESKKILLTHIAGVPYKYNYEVNGLIKMYSPDILVCGHSHILLVQYNHKDKLLHINPGAAGNNGFHKKQTLLRFEIDKENIQNMEIWEKERR
- a CDS encoding DMT family protein, with the translated sequence MKKAIITIVLLILSNTFMIFAWYGHLKFKQMSWFSNIGLVGIVFLSWGIALFEYFFHVPANRIGFEENGGPFNLWQLKVIQEVITITVFAVFTMVFFKNTPFRINHFIGFVFLVLAVYFIFKK
- a CDS encoding DUF1565 domain-containing protein, producing MPKGTKTVYVSLANGSNRNDGSKSSPLKDIQKAVDNAPEGAVILVSEGNYLGNLDCGFIKISKYVSVIGGYSNDFSQRDPIKYKTTIQPGANAGGTNANNGLFDIYVRGKRDGLILIDGFILDKGQMNRYVSLTPTDPRFTPTEGCETGILNPPGMVINQPSMRGATSVSNQLIHGDVEGKVIIRNCVLMNGSHFGIQMGNIGGNWEIYNNVFLTNRMAACEVRCMNRTPGEVTVDFHHNTVLFTWRRDWYPDSKDMGYGFRYMTGIDADVHHNIFGCSDFSALDRTYVDADKNKEALRKTSAWNNLFFNNIEADLTLPGAGKFMRVFAKQFEDVNQLIKYENNREMNEAELKQISKYIDNAYLKGFLTMKGTSSMEHNPNSSENQLRGALGMNPRGTSQATVTMYANAYPFDKATDLFGAIDGIGAQKIK
- a CDS encoding DUF4293 domain-containing protein; amino-acid sequence: MIQRIQSLYLFIGAICIAIMAFVPFSKIIIDNQAYYLFLDTIKGPSENIVGYQNLYILALGILTGLGFLISIFLYKNRIRQMRFNAIVFIFNCLLIVLMFWYPDHFAKSIGGNAYFKEIGILMPLISLVMLVLANKAIKKDEIKVRSADRLR
- a CDS encoding amidohydrolase, with the protein product MDFKNIRRYLHKNPELSSQETNTSKYIIEVLNSLNIKNIYHGFAGNSIIAKIENKAKKENSPVLIFRCDIDAVSITEQNNISHISSKKGVMHACGHDGHTTIMLNFAKMLMEQPIPNCTFLLLFQSAEETGQGAKEVIDSNILKDYNISEVFALHNIPGYDKNSIICKHGAFTATVESLNIFLKGKASHASEPENGVNPTLAVAEIINFFDSLNQTDKRQSDYFICTPIQIKAGSASYGISASEAIISYTFRAWDYSYFLERKSEIENALLNITKKTNGLQLSTEWIEPFPSCENNSNSVKRIINAANNCNLKYIEKEEPFSWGEDFGFFTQKYRGALFGIGAGTDTPALHSSNYDFPDELIENGAKMLYFIAKDCVG